A portion of the Paenibacillus hamazuiensis genome contains these proteins:
- a CDS encoding IS256 family transposase: MATIHQNMLSELFENLVTQFIQENLENIMKAEIKSFMEGEDQAENNSRNGYYKRSLHTKFGYIDDLQVPRDRNGEFQTQMFQPYQRRDGWLEEAVIQMYKSGMGTRDVARFIESMFGSHYSPTTVSNITATVLEDIQAWQSRPLRKRYSVIYLDGLYVKLKRSTVSGEAIYFAMGIDEDGHRQILGFYVGGQESANGWRDVLKDLYKRGAQEVLLGVFDGLPGLDDAFREIYPKADVQHCVVHKVRSTFPKIRVQDKTDFIEDLKTIYNAIDHDLAIAAFDTVKAKWGKKYPKEIQSWEDQLPTLLTFYKYPALIKEAIYTSNPIERMNKEFRKRLKPMNSLTNIDAAEKVVYLEILEYNERFGNRVVRGFGDAKVKKELTLMFEERYPSNETEEPA, from the coding sequence ATGGCAACTATACACCAAAACATGCTCTCGGAGCTATTTGAAAATCTTGTCACTCAATTTATTCAAGAAAATCTCGAGAATATCATGAAGGCTGAGATTAAAAGCTTCATGGAAGGCGAAGATCAAGCTGAAAACAACAGCCGTAACGGATACTACAAGCGCTCGCTCCATACCAAGTTTGGATACATCGATGACTTGCAAGTCCCAAGGGATCGTAACGGTGAATTCCAAACCCAGATGTTTCAACCCTACCAACGCAGAGATGGCTGGCTGGAAGAAGCGGTGATCCAGATGTACAAAAGCGGCATGGGCACCCGGGATGTGGCTCGCTTCATTGAAAGTATGTTCGGCAGCCACTATTCTCCGACCACCGTGAGCAACATTACGGCTACCGTGCTGGAGGATATCCAAGCATGGCAGTCGAGACCGCTGAGGAAGCGTTACTCTGTCATCTACCTGGACGGCCTTTATGTCAAGCTGAAACGAAGCACGGTGAGTGGTGAGGCCATCTACTTTGCAATGGGTATCGACGAAGATGGTCACCGGCAAATTCTTGGTTTTTACGTAGGCGGTCAAGAGAGCGCCAACGGCTGGCGAGATGTCCTGAAAGACTTGTATAAACGTGGCGCTCAAGAAGTGCTGCTCGGCGTATTTGACGGCCTCCCTGGACTGGATGACGCATTCCGGGAGATATACCCGAAAGCGGACGTACAGCATTGTGTTGTTCACAAGGTTCGGTCGACTTTTCCGAAAATTCGAGTGCAGGACAAGACCGACTTTATCGAAGACCTCAAAACGATCTACAATGCGATCGATCATGATCTTGCTATAGCTGCTTTCGATACGGTAAAGGCCAAGTGGGGCAAGAAGTATCCGAAGGAAATCCAGTCCTGGGAGGACCAACTCCCTACACTCTTGACCTTTTACAAGTATCCGGCGCTTATTAAAGAAGCGATCTACACCTCGAATCCGATTGAGCGTATGAACAAAGAGTTCCGTAAACGCCTGAAGCCTATGAATAGTCTGACCAATATTGATGCCGCGGAGAAGGTCGTCTATTTAGAGATACTGGAGTACAACGAACGCTTCGGCAATCGAGTCGTCCGCGGCTTTGGAGATGCCAAAGTTAAAAAAGAGCTTACCCTGATGTTCGAGGAACGCTATCCCTCGAACGAAACTGAGGAGCCGGCTTGA